The proteins below come from a single Pseudomonas chlororaphis genomic window:
- a CDS encoding AraC family transcriptional regulator: MNTLATVLITGASTGIGATYAKRFARRGHDLVLVARDKVRLDALAAQLRGEYGVAVEVHQADLTDTADLAAIEARLREDERIGVLINNAGVAQSGGFVQQSAESIEKLISLNIVALTRLAAAAAPRFAQSGEGAIVNLGSVVGLAPEFGMTVYGATKAFVLFLSQGLNLELSPKGVYVQAVLPAATRTEIWERAGIDLNAIPEMMDVEELVDAALLGFDRRELVTIPPLHAEARWEILDQARLGLISDIRQANAAERYQTKA, from the coding sequence ATGAACACACTTGCGACTGTCCTTATTACCGGCGCTTCAACAGGCATCGGCGCCACTTATGCCAAACGTTTTGCTCGTCGCGGGCATGACCTCGTACTGGTGGCCCGCGACAAAGTCCGCCTCGATGCCTTGGCCGCTCAGTTGCGTGGAGAGTACGGCGTTGCTGTCGAGGTGCATCAAGCCGACCTGACCGACACGGCAGACCTGGCGGCGATTGAAGCTCGTCTGCGCGAGGACGAACGTATTGGCGTGTTGATCAACAATGCGGGCGTGGCCCAATCCGGTGGGTTCGTTCAGCAGAGCGCCGAAAGTATCGAAAAGCTTATCTCACTCAATATTGTCGCCCTTACCCGCCTGGCCGCGGCGGCGGCCCCCCGTTTCGCGCAGTCAGGTGAAGGGGCGATCGTCAACCTCGGCTCGGTGGTAGGTTTGGCGCCCGAGTTCGGCATGACGGTATACGGGGCGACTAAAGCGTTTGTGCTGTTTCTCTCCCAGGGCCTGAATCTGGAGTTGTCGCCTAAGGGCGTATACGTCCAGGCCGTATTACCGGCTGCCACTCGTACAGAAATCTGGGAGCGTGCCGGGATCGATCTCAATGCAATCCCGGAAATGATGGATGTCGAGGAGTTGGTCGATGCTGCCTTGTTGGGCTTTGATCGTCGGGAACTGGTCACTATCCCGCCGCTGCATGCAGAAGCCCGATGGGAGATTCTGGACCAGGCCCGGCTAGGGTTGATATCCGATATTCGTCAAGCTAACGCCGCCGAGCGCTATCAAACCAAGGCCTGA
- a CDS encoding NADPH:quinone oxidoreductase: MKALTFKRYGKSPDVGFTQVTRPTIKPDELLVEVHAAGLNPIDNMIPTGTFKPVLKFDLPATLGSDLAGIVIEVGSAVTRFKVGDAIFASLFDLGRGSIAEFAAVPESAAAAKPDNLDFVQAAALPMVGLTAWQALKERANLKTGQKVFIPAGSGGIGTFAIQLAKHFGAEVGTSTSTGNVQMVRRLGADEVIDYKKQAFEQVLSSYDLVLGTIRGDAVEKSVGILKPGGQIISLIGPLDKAFAKARCMNVFFTIVFSLMSRKIMQLARKHNVNYSFLFVRPDGAQLDEIGNLIKNRRVQPVIDKVFPFEQAQQGLEYLAQGHARGKVVVKVK; encoded by the coding sequence ATGAAAGCGCTGACCTTCAAACGTTATGGCAAGTCGCCTGATGTCGGGTTCACGCAGGTCACTCGCCCCACAATCAAACCCGATGAATTATTGGTTGAAGTTCACGCGGCAGGTTTGAACCCGATTGACAACATGATCCCCACAGGAACATTCAAGCCCGTCCTGAAATTCGACTTGCCCGCCACTTTGGGCAGTGACCTTGCCGGCATCGTGATAGAGGTCGGCAGCGCGGTGACTCGCTTCAAGGTGGGTGATGCCATCTTTGCCAGCCTATTTGACCTCGGAAGAGGTTCGATTGCCGAGTTTGCAGCCGTGCCGGAAAGTGCTGCAGCGGCAAAACCCGACAATTTGGATTTTGTCCAGGCAGCCGCCCTCCCCATGGTCGGCCTGACCGCCTGGCAGGCCCTGAAAGAGCGCGCCAACCTTAAAACCGGGCAGAAAGTGTTCATACCCGCCGGCTCAGGAGGAATCGGTACCTTCGCGATTCAGCTGGCCAAACATTTCGGGGCCGAGGTAGGTACGTCTACCAGCACTGGAAATGTCCAGATGGTTCGCCGTTTGGGTGCAGATGAAGTGATCGATTATAAAAAACAGGCATTTGAACAGGTGTTGAGTTCATATGACCTGGTCCTAGGCACCATCAGAGGCGATGCCGTTGAAAAGTCGGTGGGTATACTCAAGCCAGGCGGCCAGATCATTTCCCTCATCGGTCCACTGGACAAAGCCTTCGCAAAAGCGCGTTGCATGAATGTCTTCTTCACCATTGTGTTCAGCTTGATGAGTCGCAAGATCATGCAGTTGGCGAGAAAACACAATGTGAACTATTCGTTCCTGTTCGTCCGACCGGATGGGGCTCAACTCGATGAGATTGGCAACCTGATCAAAAATCGGCGCGTCCAGCCCGTCATTGACAAGGTCTTCCCTTTCGAACAAGCCCAGCAGGGCCTTGAGTACCTGGCTCAAGGGCACGCGAGGGGCAAGGTCGTCGTAAAGGTCAAATGA
- a CDS encoding chemotaxis protein: MNLRSLNIARRAAFCFGAITLLLIGLGGFSYVQIDHLRAAEQNIEENSLPSVQVVDDIQIALLHARLESIRMLASTDPSVKSASQAKVRQAMDTLQSRSEFYRQNLISDEKDRAKFDDAHSAMNTYIEGLKQVIEMDTADHDKAVAFANSEQANRASAYQEKLTLMRELNTKAAEQSGAVATAVYNHSVNVLLIVVVVALVLTVILAIALTRSIVEPINTSLKLAEDIAEGDLTRQLEVTGKDEASRLMQALNVMSQRLRRTVLEIAGASTQLSTAAVEMTSITEDADRTLQQQNSEIEQAATAVNEMSAAVEEVARNATSTSQAAQQSSLSADLGNERVTETLAAMRSLTSLVEGSSAQVLALAGQAQDISKVLSVIRGIAEQTNLLALNAAIEAARAGEQGRGFAVVADEVRALAHRTQTSTQEIEQMISAIQAGSSATVESMQKSTQEVHSTRKTAEDAGQSLQQITHAVLEINERNLQIATASEQQAHVARDVDRSLVSIRDLAAQSSEGTRQTLIASNELSHLAVNLNNLVLRFKT; the protein is encoded by the coding sequence ATGAATCTGAGATCCCTCAATATCGCGCGCAGAGCTGCATTCTGCTTCGGTGCAATCACGTTGCTGCTGATCGGGCTGGGAGGATTCTCCTACGTTCAAATCGACCACTTGCGTGCTGCGGAACAAAACATAGAAGAGAATTCGCTGCCCAGCGTTCAAGTGGTCGATGACATCCAAATAGCGCTTCTACACGCACGCCTCGAAAGCATCCGGATGCTCGCCAGCACAGATCCCTCAGTCAAAAGCGCGTCGCAAGCCAAAGTGCGACAAGCCATGGATACGTTGCAGTCGCGCAGTGAGTTCTATCGGCAGAACCTGATCTCCGACGAAAAGGACCGCGCCAAGTTCGATGACGCTCACAGCGCGATGAACACCTACATCGAGGGGTTGAAGCAAGTCATTGAAATGGACACCGCTGACCATGACAAAGCGGTTGCTTTCGCCAACTCGGAGCAGGCCAATCGCGCCAGCGCTTATCAGGAAAAGCTGACGCTGATGCGTGAGCTCAATACCAAAGCGGCGGAGCAATCGGGCGCCGTGGCAACGGCCGTGTACAACCATAGCGTCAACGTCCTGCTGATCGTCGTGGTCGTAGCGCTGGTACTGACGGTAATCCTCGCTATCGCCTTGACCCGCAGCATTGTCGAGCCGATCAACACATCGCTGAAACTGGCTGAAGACATTGCCGAAGGCGACCTGACCCGGCAGCTTGAAGTCACCGGGAAGGATGAAGCGTCCCGCTTGATGCAGGCGCTGAACGTCATGTCGCAGAGGCTGCGGCGAACGGTACTGGAAATCGCCGGTGCGTCTACGCAACTGAGCACCGCTGCCGTCGAAATGACGTCCATCACTGAAGACGCTGACCGAACCTTGCAACAACAGAACAGCGAAATCGAACAAGCCGCCACGGCCGTCAACGAGATGAGCGCGGCGGTTGAAGAAGTGGCCCGCAACGCGACGTCCACCTCCCAGGCCGCGCAACAATCGAGTCTGTCGGCAGACCTGGGCAACGAACGTGTCACTGAAACCCTGGCGGCCATGCGCAGCCTGACGAGCCTGGTGGAAGGTTCATCCGCGCAGGTGCTGGCCCTGGCCGGCCAGGCCCAGGACATCAGCAAAGTGCTGAGCGTGATCAGGGGCATCGCCGAGCAGACCAATCTTCTGGCCCTCAACGCCGCCATCGAAGCGGCGCGAGCCGGCGAACAAGGTCGAGGCTTCGCAGTGGTGGCCGACGAAGTGCGGGCCTTGGCACACCGTACGCAAACCTCCACCCAGGAAATCGAACAGATGATCTCGGCGATACAGGCCGGCTCTTCTGCCACCGTGGAGTCGATGCAAAAGAGCACGCAGGAGGTGCACAGCACCCGGAAAACGGCGGAAGACGCCGGGCAATCCTTGCAACAGATCACCCATGCGGTACTGGAAATCAATGAACGCAACCTGCAAATCGCCACGGCGTCCGAGCAACAGGCGCATGTGGCACGGGATGTGGATCGAAGCCTGGTGAGCATTCGCGATCTGGCAGCGCAAAGCAGCGAGGGCACCCGTCAAACGCTCATCGCCAGCAACGAGCTGTCGCACCTCGCTGTGAACCTGAACAATCTGGTGCTGCGTTTCAAGACCTGA
- a CDS encoding amino acid transporter, producing the protein MSVDFHHLLLVFTAYIVGAASPGPSNMRIMGVAMHQGRQPALMLAAGVISGSFFWGSMAATGVSAILTQFAQALFALKLIGGLYLLFLAVKAGRSALTPDERLEKELAAAPAVSGFDLYRRGLLMHLTNPKALLGWMATMTLGLGPQSTPETVVIILAGCAVLSITIFCGYAVVFSTAPMIRGYRRARRWIEGTLGLVFGAAGLKLLFSRP; encoded by the coding sequence ATGTCAGTTGATTTCCACCACCTGCTGCTCGTCTTCACTGCCTACATTGTCGGTGCGGCCAGCCCCGGTCCGAGCAATATGCGGATCATGGGGGTGGCCATGCATCAGGGCCGGCAGCCGGCGCTGATGCTCGCCGCCGGGGTCATCAGTGGTTCTTTTTTCTGGGGATCGATGGCCGCTACCGGCGTGTCGGCCATCCTGACCCAGTTCGCGCAGGCACTCTTCGCGCTCAAGCTGATCGGTGGGCTTTACCTGCTGTTTCTTGCCGTCAAGGCTGGGCGCTCTGCCCTGACGCCCGATGAGCGGCTGGAAAAGGAATTGGCGGCCGCACCAGCGGTGTCGGGTTTCGATCTCTATCGGCGCGGCTTGCTGATGCACCTGACCAACCCGAAGGCCTTGCTGGGTTGGATGGCGACAATGACGCTGGGACTGGGGCCGCAGTCCACGCCTGAAACGGTGGTGATCATCCTGGCGGGCTGTGCCGTGCTGAGCATCACCATTTTCTGTGGCTATGCGGTCGTTTTCTCCACGGCACCGATGATTCGGGGCTATCGCCGGGCACGTCGCTGGATCGAAGGCACGCTTGGACTGGTGTTTGGCGCGGCAGGCCTGAAATTGTTGTTTTCTCGCCCGTGA
- a CDS encoding chemotaxis protein, translating to MIANLKFSHKVLLAASLVVVAAFSLFTLYNDSIQRRTIRTNLENHLEEMSQITAASVQAWLSGRLLLVDHVAQTLANDPAPESVTRLLEQKSLLSTFTFTYLGRRDGGFAIRPKDDLPADYDPRTRPWYIDAMAAGGTTLTEPYLDVTTGQLMMTIATPVSHGGQALGVVGGDLTLETMANIVSSLDLGGIGYAFLVNADGKVLVHPDKGQVMKQLSDIYPQKTPTLSTHISETEQEGKPRILMFSAIKGLPSVNWYVGLSIDKDKAYEALGDFRASAILAMVIAVALTLLLLGILIRVLMQPLRLMGKAMRDIAQGEGDLTRRLDVHSKDEFGTLAGDFNLFVERIQHSIREVSSATTHVNEVARRVMQTSSASMANSDEQANRTHSIAAAINELGAAAQEIARNAGIASHQASDARVQAEGGRQIVTRTIHAMDELSGKIRLSCSNIEALNGKTENIGRILEVIKGISEQTNLLALNAAIEAARAGEAGRGFAVVADEVRSLAYRTQTSAQEIHTMIEELQVGARAAVQTMSESERYSKDGVMIAYQAGERLSSVTDGIGQIDGINQSVAAATEEQTSVIDSLNVDITQIKTLNEEGVQNLQATLQACDDLERQATRLKQWVDGFRT from the coding sequence ATGATTGCCAACCTGAAGTTCAGTCATAAGGTCTTGCTTGCGGCATCGCTCGTGGTGGTCGCGGCATTTTCCCTCTTTACGCTGTACAACGACTCGATCCAGCGCAGAACCATCCGCACGAACCTGGAAAACCACTTGGAAGAAATGAGCCAGATCACCGCCGCTAGCGTGCAGGCCTGGCTTTCGGGGCGCCTACTGCTGGTTGATCATGTTGCCCAGACGCTAGCCAACGATCCCGCACCGGAGAGCGTCACACGGCTGCTGGAGCAGAAATCATTGCTGTCGACATTCACCTTCACTTATCTGGGCCGTCGCGACGGCGGTTTCGCCATTCGCCCCAAGGACGATTTGCCCGCTGACTACGACCCGCGCACGCGTCCCTGGTACATCGACGCGATGGCTGCCGGGGGAACCACCTTGACCGAGCCCTACCTGGATGTAACGACGGGGCAACTGATGATGACCATCGCCACGCCGGTCAGCCATGGCGGTCAGGCGCTTGGGGTGGTAGGCGGCGACCTGACGCTCGAAACCATGGCCAACATCGTCAGCTCACTCGATCTAGGCGGCATCGGCTATGCCTTCCTGGTCAACGCTGATGGCAAGGTATTGGTTCACCCGGACAAGGGTCAGGTGATGAAACAGCTGAGCGATATCTATCCCCAGAAGACGCCGACACTCAGTACGCACATCAGTGAGACAGAACAGGAAGGAAAACCTCGGATCCTGATGTTTTCGGCGATCAAGGGGTTGCCTTCGGTGAACTGGTACGTCGGCTTGTCCATCGACAAGGACAAAGCCTATGAGGCGCTGGGCGATTTTCGCGCCTCGGCGATTCTGGCCATGGTCATCGCCGTGGCACTCACGCTGCTCCTGCTGGGCATCCTGATTCGCGTGCTGATGCAGCCCTTGAGGCTGATGGGCAAAGCCATGCGGGATATCGCCCAGGGGGAGGGCGACCTTACCCGTCGACTGGATGTGCACTCCAAGGATGAGTTCGGAACCCTGGCCGGCGACTTCAATCTATTCGTGGAGCGTATCCAGCACTCGATACGAGAAGTCTCTTCTGCCACCACACATGTCAATGAGGTGGCCAGGCGCGTGATGCAGACCTCCAGCGCTTCCATGGCGAACTCGGACGAACAGGCCAATCGCACCCACAGCATCGCGGCGGCGATAAACGAGCTGGGGGCGGCCGCCCAGGAAATTGCACGCAATGCGGGGATTGCGTCTCACCAGGCGTCGGATGCCCGTGTTCAGGCTGAAGGCGGGCGACAGATCGTGACCCGGACGATCCATGCCATGGACGAGTTGTCCGGAAAGATCCGCCTGTCGTGCAGCAATATAGAAGCGCTGAATGGCAAGACGGAGAACATCGGACGGATCCTTGAAGTCATCAAAGGCATTTCCGAACAGACCAACCTGCTGGCGCTCAATGCCGCGATTGAGGCGGCGCGGGCGGGCGAGGCGGGGCGTGGTTTTGCCGTGGTAGCGGACGAAGTGCGCAGCCTGGCCTATCGCACCCAGACGTCAGCCCAGGAAATCCATACGATGATCGAAGAGCTTCAGGTAGGCGCACGTGCAGCGGTTCAGACCATGAGCGAAAGCGAGCGCTACAGTAAGGATGGCGTGATGATCGCCTACCAGGCTGGCGAGCGGTTGAGCAGCGTGACGGATGGCATTGGCCAAATCGACGGGATCAATCAGTCGGTGGCGGCTGCAACGGAGGAACAGACGTCGGTCATTGATTCGTTGAACGTGGACATCACCCAGATCAAGACCCTCAACGAGGAAGGCGTGCAAAACCTCCAGGCCACGCTGCAGGCGTGTGACGACCTTGAGCGACAAGCCACGCGGCTCAAGCAGTGGGTGGACGGCTTTCGAACGTAG
- a CDS encoding amino acid transporter codes for MYKLTVEGLYKHYGNHEVLKGVSLQAKTGDVISLIGASGSGKSTFLRCINFLETPNDGTMSLDGKPIRMIKGPAGLQVQDDRELQQLRTRLAMVFQHFNLWGHMTVLDNITIAPRRVLGVSKKDAQERARRYLEKVGLPARVADQFPAFLSGGQQQRVAIARALAMEPEVMLFDEPTSALDPEVVGEVLKVIQGLAEEGRTMIMVTHEMGFARKVSNQLLFLHQGLVEEQGGPEILDNPRSERLQQFLSNGLK; via the coding sequence ATGTACAAATTGACGGTTGAAGGTCTGTACAAACACTACGGTAACCATGAAGTGCTCAAGGGCGTTTCCCTGCAAGCCAAGACGGGTGATGTCATCAGCTTGATCGGCGCCAGTGGTTCGGGAAAGAGCACGTTCCTGCGCTGTATCAACTTTCTCGAAACCCCCAATGACGGAACCATGAGCCTGGACGGCAAGCCGATCCGCATGATCAAGGGCCCGGCGGGCTTGCAGGTGCAGGACGATCGCGAACTGCAACAACTGCGCACGCGCCTGGCCATGGTGTTCCAGCATTTCAACCTGTGGGGGCACATGACCGTGCTGGACAACATCACCATTGCCCCGCGGCGGGTGCTGGGGGTCAGCAAGAAAGACGCGCAAGAGCGGGCCCGCCGGTACCTGGAGAAAGTCGGACTGCCGGCCCGGGTCGCCGATCAGTTCCCGGCATTTCTTTCCGGAGGGCAGCAACAACGGGTGGCGATCGCCCGGGCCCTCGCCATGGAACCTGAGGTCATGTTGTTCGACGAGCCCACATCGGCACTCGACCCCGAGGTCGTGGGCGAGGTGTTGAAAGTCATCCAGGGGCTGGCTGAAGAGGGCCGGACGATGATCATGGTGACCCATGAAATGGGCTTTGCGCGAAAGGTCTCCAACCAGTTGCTGTTTCTCCACCAGGGGCTCGTGGAAGAGCAGGGCGGGCCTGAAATCCTGGATAACCCTCGAAGCGAGCGCCTGCAGCAATTCTTGTCCAATGGGTTGAAGTGA
- a CDS encoding amino acid ABC transporter permease (with HisJPQ is involved in transport of histidine, lysine, arginine and ornithine) encodes MIELLQEYWKPFVYSDGQQVTGLAMTLWLLSASLLIGFIASIPLSIARVSPRFYVRWPVQFYTYLFRGTPLYIQLLICYTGVYSLAAIRSQPLLDAFFRDAMNCTILAFALNTCAYTTEIFAGAIRNIPHGEIEAAKAYGLSGWKLYAFVIMPCALRRSLPYYSNEVILMLHSTTVAFTATVPDILKVARDANSATFLTFQSFGMAAAIYLAVTFALVGVFRMAERHWLAFLGPTH; translated from the coding sequence ATGATCGAGTTACTGCAAGAGTACTGGAAGCCTTTCGTCTACAGCGATGGCCAGCAGGTGACCGGCCTGGCCATGACATTGTGGCTGCTCAGCGCTTCATTGCTCATTGGCTTTATCGCCTCGATCCCTCTGTCCATCGCTCGTGTATCGCCCAGGTTCTACGTACGTTGGCCGGTGCAGTTCTACACCTACCTGTTCAGGGGGACGCCGCTCTATATCCAACTGCTGATCTGCTACACCGGGGTCTATAGCCTGGCGGCCATACGGTCCCAGCCACTGCTGGACGCGTTTTTCCGTGACGCGATGAACTGCACCATTCTGGCCTTCGCCCTTAACACCTGCGCCTACACCACGGAGATATTCGCCGGCGCCATTCGCAACATCCCCCATGGAGAAATTGAAGCGGCAAAAGCGTATGGCCTCTCAGGTTGGAAACTCTATGCATTCGTGATCATGCCGTGCGCCTTGCGTCGTTCACTGCCGTACTACAGCAACGAAGTGATCCTGATGCTTCATTCGACAACCGTGGCCTTCACCGCAACGGTGCCAGACATTCTCAAAGTCGCCCGTGATGCAAACTCGGCGACTTTCCTGACCTTTCAATCGTTTGGGATGGCTGCAGCGATTTACCTGGCGGTGACTTTTGCATTGGTTGGCGTGTTCAGAATGGCCGAACGTCATTGGCTGGCTTTTTTAGGGCCGACTCACTGA
- a CDS encoding amino acid ABC transporter permease (with HisJMP is involved in the transport of histidine/lysine/arginine/ornithine), giving the protein MFETLLGALGLSAFSLQGFGPLLLDGAWMTVKLSLSSLALSVLLGLMGAGAKLSGLKLLRLPAQLYTTLIRGVPDLVLMLLIFYSLQTWLTVITGALDWEYIEINPFVAGIITLGFIYGAYFTETFRGAMLAVPRGQVEAATAYGLSRAQRFRFVVFPQMMRFALPGLGNNWMVILKATALVSIIGLADLVKAAQDAGKSTYQLFFFLVLAALTYLVITSVSNVILRILERHYAAGSREAVR; this is encoded by the coding sequence ATGTTCGAAACACTGTTAGGCGCACTCGGGCTCTCCGCATTCAGTTTGCAGGGGTTCGGCCCCTTGCTGCTGGACGGCGCCTGGATGACCGTCAAGTTGTCCCTGTCTTCCTTGGCGCTCAGCGTATTGCTCGGGCTGATGGGGGCCGGCGCCAAGCTTTCCGGCCTCAAGCTGCTGCGTTTGCCGGCGCAGCTCTACACCACACTGATCCGTGGGGTCCCGGACCTGGTCCTGATGCTGCTGATTTTCTACAGCCTGCAAACCTGGCTGACCGTCATCACAGGGGCGCTGGATTGGGAGTACATCGAAATCAATCCCTTTGTCGCCGGGATCATCACCCTCGGGTTTATCTACGGCGCTTATTTCACCGAAACTTTTCGCGGTGCCATGCTGGCGGTACCCCGTGGGCAGGTCGAAGCGGCGACAGCCTATGGCTTGAGTCGTGCGCAGCGCTTTCGCTTCGTAGTGTTCCCGCAAATGATGCGGTTCGCCCTACCGGGACTTGGCAATAACTGGATGGTGATCCTTAAAGCCACAGCACTGGTCTCGATCATCGGCCTGGCTGACTTGGTGAAAGCGGCCCAGGATGCGGGAAAGAGTACTTATCAGCTGTTCTTTTTCCTGGTGCTGGCCGCCCTCACGTACCTGGTCATCACCAGCGTTTCCAATGTCATCCTGCGCATTCTCGAAAGGCACTACGCGGCGGGTTCACGGGAGGCGGTACGATGA
- a CDS encoding ABC transporter substrate-binding protein has protein sequence MISLKKLSLLICLAVCAGSASAKEYSTLRFGVDANYAPFESKAADGSLKGFDIDLGNAICAKLSVKCIWVESDFDGLIPGLRAGKFDGILSSMTVTPTREKAIDFSSELFSGFTSYVFKKGSGLSADVASLKGKRVGYFQGSIQEAYAKAVLDKAGVKIQSYQNQDQVYYDLVAGRLDASLQDTLQAQLGFINSPQGADYEMSPPVESPYLPSKTAIGIVKGNSALKAMLDKAIQALHEDGTYDSIQKQHFGDLNLYSGK, from the coding sequence ATGATCTCGCTAAAGAAACTTTCTTTGTTGATATGCCTGGCTGTGTGTGCAGGCAGCGCTTCGGCCAAAGAATACTCCACCCTGCGTTTCGGCGTGGATGCCAACTACGCGCCGTTTGAGTCCAAGGCTGCTGATGGCAGCCTTAAAGGCTTCGATATTGACTTGGGTAACGCGATCTGCGCAAAGCTCTCAGTCAAGTGCATCTGGGTGGAAAGCGATTTTGATGGTTTGATTCCAGGTCTCAGGGCCGGCAAGTTCGACGGCATCCTGTCTTCCATGACCGTGACACCCACCCGGGAAAAAGCCATCGATTTTTCCAGCGAACTGTTCTCCGGGTTCACGTCCTATGTGTTCAAGAAAGGTTCAGGGCTGAGCGCGGACGTCGCGTCACTCAAAGGCAAGCGGGTGGGCTACTTTCAAGGCAGCATCCAGGAAGCCTACGCCAAGGCTGTGCTGGACAAGGCAGGCGTAAAAATCCAGTCCTATCAAAATCAGGACCAGGTGTATTACGACCTGGTAGCAGGACGGCTGGACGCCTCCCTGCAGGATACGCTGCAAGCACAGTTGGGCTTTATCAACTCGCCCCAGGGCGCCGATTACGAAATGAGCCCGCCCGTGGAGAGCCCTTACCTGCCATCCAAGACGGCTATCGGCATCGTCAAAGGCAACTCAGCACTCAAGGCCATGCTGGACAAGGCGATCCAGGCCCTGCATGAAGACGGCACCTACGATTCGATCCAAAAGCAGCATTTTGGCGACCTGAATCTTTACAGCGGCAAATAA
- a CDS encoding multidrug transporter (member of the SMR family of proton-dependent drug efflux transporters; quaternary ammonium compound efflux pump; confers resistance to cetylpyridinium, cetyldimethylethyl ammonium and cetrimide cations): MAWVSLFIAGLLEVVWAFSMKQSEGFTRLVPSVITFITVITSFALLSFSMKSLPLGTAYMIWTGIGAVGAFAAGIFFMGEPVTLLRILAAVLIVGGLLLMKLVSA; this comes from the coding sequence ATGGCTTGGGTCAGTTTGTTCATTGCCGGTTTATTGGAAGTGGTCTGGGCTTTTTCGATGAAACAATCCGAGGGGTTTACGCGGTTAGTTCCCTCGGTCATCACATTCATCACGGTCATCACCAGTTTCGCGCTGCTGTCGTTTTCGATGAAGAGCTTGCCGCTGGGCACCGCTTACATGATCTGGACCGGTATCGGTGCGGTCGGCGCCTTCGCTGCGGGCATCTTTTTCATGGGGGAGCCCGTCACGCTGCTACGGATCCTGGCGGCAGTCCTGATCGTCGGCGGGCTGTTGTTGATGAAACTGGTGTCTGCCTGA
- a CDS encoding cystathionine gamma-lyase, translated as MRPDKHNLSTLSAATLAVHGGNVADATSGAVRTPLVMANSYLLPEDPATMDWSSPDGLVYTRNQGHNQVCLEKKLAALEGCENAVVFATGVAALHSVFFSFLKSGDHVIVSDITYQAVWKLFAELLPERYGIEATFVDVGDLESVRGAIRPNTRLIHTETIANPTTKVADIAALADIAHAHGALISVDATFTPPPFFRASEHGVDFVVHSLTKYINGHGDAMGGVVIGSHQLINKIKNDALVDLGATISPFNAWMIMRGSVTLPLRLKQLLSTAEKLAQFLDNDDRIAYVYYPGLPSHPQHELARRQFEGKGYGAVMAFAVEGDPDTQNRFVSNLRIITSAVSLGHDESLIVHVGAEGRGGFDKYPEEFRKYGHLRFSVGLEDPEDLIKDITFALDATFK; from the coding sequence ATGCGCCCCGACAAGCACAATCTCTCGACCCTGTCTGCAGCGACATTGGCCGTTCACGGCGGGAATGTCGCCGATGCCACCAGCGGCGCGGTCCGCACGCCATTGGTCATGGCCAACTCCTACCTGTTGCCGGAGGACCCGGCGACCATGGACTGGTCGAGCCCCGATGGTCTCGTGTACACCCGCAACCAAGGCCACAACCAGGTCTGCCTGGAGAAAAAACTGGCCGCCCTTGAGGGCTGTGAAAACGCCGTGGTGTTCGCCACCGGTGTCGCGGCGTTGCACTCGGTGTTTTTCTCGTTCTTGAAAAGTGGCGATCATGTGATTGTCAGTGACATTACCTACCAGGCGGTCTGGAAGCTTTTCGCCGAGCTTCTGCCTGAGCGCTACGGCATTGAAGCAACGTTCGTGGATGTCGGTGACCTGGAATCGGTTCGTGGGGCCATTCGGCCCAACACCCGGTTGATCCATACTGAAACCATCGCCAATCCCACCACCAAGGTGGCGGACATTGCGGCATTGGCCGACATTGCCCATGCGCACGGCGCACTCATCTCGGTGGACGCCACGTTCACGCCTCCGCCATTTTTTCGGGCGAGCGAGCACGGTGTCGACTTCGTCGTTCATTCATTGACCAAGTACATCAACGGCCATGGCGATGCCATGGGTGGGGTAGTGATCGGCTCCCATCAGTTGATCAACAAGATTAAGAATGATGCGTTGGTTGACCTGGGCGCGACTATTTCGCCGTTCAATGCCTGGATGATCATGCGCGGCTCCGTCACGTTGCCATTGCGCCTCAAGCAACTGTTGAGCACCGCCGAAAAGCTGGCTCAATTCCTGGACAACGATGATCGGATTGCCTACGTCTACTACCCAGGCTTGCCGTCCCACCCGCAACACGAGTTGGCACGCCGGCAATTCGAGGGCAAGGGCTATGGGGCGGTAATGGCTTTTGCGGTAGAGGGCGACCCTGACACCCAGAACCGCTTTGTTTCGAACCTGCGCATTATCACCTCGGCCGTTTCACTGGGACATGACGAATCGCTGATCGTGCATGTGGGGGCAGAAGGGCGGGGCGGCTTTGACAAGTATCCCGAGGAGTTTCGCAAGTATGGTCACTTGCGTTTTTCGGTGGGCCTGGAAGATCCAGAAGACTTGATCAAGGACATCACATTCGCGTTGGACGCAACGTTCAAGTGA